The Pseudomonas extremaustralis genome contains a region encoding:
- a CDS encoding AAA domain-containing protein: MDVRYWEGGLLSFEIDAIDKMAKAFGPKELPPEPVAGSTKGKSFDVLKQLKKPEAGHGVWPWRGYAGFRFANSRGADGEFDLVIVTHSLVLVVELKHWRGEITNHGGKWHQDGKETEVSPVDKTRRKTYELRKRIKGLKSRLPGGKEPWIDFCVVLTGKCTLNLPEVEMQHVMVLDDFLEMADPKRFKDRFNARSNIGLNEHFGFFDGIINEGTVKPKELVVDDYRAQSQAVFTHPTDVYREYDAVNIHNKDDRAMVRLWDFSKLDDTRARTAEGRYRILSRERDVMVHLRRRDQELMNRCARPKRNTSPDSVTEQYAELLEMPDGHYRLNEFINRFVERMTAHERVQLFKILLAQFAGLHGFKIAHRDLGDHSVWFSPSSSIALSNFISAYYQPVGTLGDLRTLLSIGAIALPEDQNTAMEGSTPFRRDVFALGLMGWHLLQARPMPLKLDVAYVAGVQAQVESSEDWPAKVLVQALQNDPKERFDHASAFQQALSDSTPDNSASFEFDNRRLDVFSTDLRLSSAYREDDEPITDTAEKLIYRSGPLVVKSWPSINARDPKDGQGPMLMAFFEVLEQLKGSGFTFLPKIEHFGYDRSGNPFLAQEHIDGEHWDELKGLSVETRIVVAHGLIDAVDGLHGQQLSHGDLHPHNVKVNVGSAPENTQVYLLDCPDFSASGTSPVNTRYSPVLENCTPAERDNFAVMRMVFELLDMDWDAPSQKDIPVLRAAVAHEMDTESGFLSLDRFKDALEAAFAPAKTIETVSVVLRNRSGEAFEILPDNGKVFVVVKPYQRAPTKALEVTFAGVGGQLTAEFDPASRHFVNAFKANQEMRVPAYLARQANHHIEARFSVSGGTSVNVYELTKLLAKDEAFLSLAAQVHDAEVRKQAAIEDGESVADSITGEDEDNGLAIDEAQLEAVKLRSFPVSQIWKTITSTELEAQPSFRVSEEPHFHKDGVGLLIPYSMDAKALEGFEAGDNIRLILRDGEKDIDIGEINLGMSVRDAVYVPASSRSKRVQAGSQLFIQSQQNKTSMTRRRGAMERILNRQSVLPDLMDYFDEKCKLAPRGYAEEPTVSDFAVYERTTASGTVIGLNEAQRAAFTQLITTGPVGLLQGPPGTGKTEFIAAFIHYLISKVGVRNILLVSQSHEAVNTAAERIRAHCRRLNTELNVVRFSNRDQVVSEELLDVYSRNIVDRQRNGFSAELKERVGSMASSLGLGKAFVQTMVDVNQRVFHLVRSLKKLDEEIQRAQKGNGADRRALQTLKSSLMGELNLNATLFLGELVEGESTPQELLERVYDHVQTVHGVRPPEFKHCLDLIQLSQEYVERLSSNRANYDEFLMRSRTLVCGTCVGIGLQHLKLSETHFDWVIIDEAARSAPSELAIAMQVGSRVLLVGDHNQLRPTYEEEHKAAIARSLGVTTSSAEFQQVMRSDFERVFQSPYGRATRATLNTQYRMLPAIGDLVNEIFYDIDLENGYRPSPAYFSQNVPECLSHVVTWVDTSELGKKAYDSGTLSLSNSAEADAIIRLLEEIAEDTEFCAGMAKEMAESQEPPIGVICMYLDQRKLVRKRFAEKNWSEEFRKLVKIETVDSYQGKENNIIIVSLTRAKADQSPGFLATPNRINVAMSRAMERLVIVGSLKMWSGRNARLPLGHVASFIQTKQDTINYCIKPVTPARRVV, translated from the coding sequence ATGGACGTACGCTATTGGGAAGGAGGTCTCCTTTCTTTTGAGATCGACGCTATCGACAAGATGGCCAAAGCATTTGGGCCCAAAGAGCTTCCTCCGGAACCGGTGGCAGGCTCTACGAAAGGGAAGTCGTTTGACGTTCTGAAACAATTGAAGAAGCCTGAGGCAGGCCATGGCGTATGGCCTTGGCGCGGCTACGCAGGTTTTCGTTTCGCGAACTCGCGGGGGGCAGACGGGGAGTTCGACCTCGTCATCGTTACCCACAGCCTCGTTCTTGTTGTCGAACTTAAGCACTGGCGCGGTGAGATCACCAACCACGGCGGTAAATGGCACCAGGACGGGAAGGAAACAGAAGTATCCCCGGTAGACAAAACCCGTAGGAAAACATATGAGTTGAGGAAACGAATCAAGGGTCTCAAGTCTCGGCTGCCTGGCGGGAAAGAGCCTTGGATCGACTTCTGCGTTGTGCTCACCGGAAAATGCACTTTGAATCTTCCCGAGGTCGAGATGCAGCACGTCATGGTGCTGGACGACTTTCTGGAAATGGCCGATCCTAAGCGGTTTAAAGACCGATTCAACGCGCGCTCGAATATCGGCTTGAACGAGCATTTCGGCTTCTTCGACGGCATCATCAATGAAGGAACGGTAAAGCCCAAAGAGCTTGTTGTCGACGACTACCGTGCGCAGTCGCAAGCGGTATTCACGCACCCAACAGACGTCTACCGAGAGTACGACGCGGTCAATATCCACAACAAGGATGACCGTGCGATGGTCCGTCTATGGGACTTTTCGAAGCTCGATGACACCCGTGCTCGAACGGCTGAAGGACGATACCGAATCCTCTCGCGCGAGAGGGATGTAATGGTCCACCTGCGTCGGCGAGATCAGGAATTGATGAATCGCTGCGCTCGCCCGAAGCGTAATACCAGCCCCGACAGTGTCACCGAGCAATATGCCGAGTTGCTTGAAATGCCCGACGGGCATTACCGTCTAAACGAGTTCATAAACCGTTTTGTAGAGCGGATGACTGCGCATGAGCGCGTCCAGCTTTTTAAAATCCTTCTGGCTCAATTTGCTGGGCTGCATGGATTCAAAATTGCTCACCGTGATCTGGGTGACCACAGCGTGTGGTTCTCTCCATCGTCATCGATCGCTCTTTCCAACTTCATCAGCGCCTACTATCAGCCTGTAGGTACTCTCGGCGATTTGCGTACTTTGCTGAGCATCGGTGCTATCGCGCTCCCTGAAGACCAGAACACCGCGATGGAAGGCAGCACGCCATTTCGTCGTGATGTCTTCGCGCTCGGGCTGATGGGTTGGCATCTGCTTCAGGCCAGGCCAATGCCTCTGAAGCTCGACGTCGCCTACGTTGCGGGTGTTCAAGCTCAGGTTGAGTCATCAGAAGACTGGCCTGCCAAGGTGCTCGTACAAGCGTTGCAGAATGATCCGAAGGAGCGATTCGATCACGCCAGCGCATTTCAGCAGGCATTGAGCGACTCCACACCGGATAACTCCGCAAGCTTTGAATTTGATAACCGGCGACTTGACGTTTTCTCTACCGATCTACGACTGAGCTCCGCGTACCGGGAGGACGACGAGCCTATCACCGACACGGCTGAGAAACTGATCTACCGATCGGGCCCCTTGGTCGTGAAATCGTGGCCGTCAATCAACGCCCGGGATCCCAAGGACGGTCAAGGGCCGATGTTGATGGCTTTCTTCGAAGTCCTGGAGCAACTGAAGGGCAGCGGTTTTACCTTTTTGCCAAAAATTGAACACTTTGGTTACGATCGCAGCGGCAACCCATTCCTGGCTCAGGAGCATATCGACGGTGAGCACTGGGATGAGCTGAAGGGGTTGTCGGTTGAGACCCGTATCGTCGTCGCCCATGGGCTAATCGACGCAGTTGATGGTTTGCATGGCCAGCAATTGAGTCACGGCGATCTGCATCCACACAACGTTAAAGTAAATGTCGGTTCGGCCCCTGAAAACACCCAGGTCTACCTGCTCGACTGTCCAGATTTCTCGGCTTCAGGTACATCACCGGTCAACACCCGCTACAGCCCCGTATTGGAAAACTGCACACCAGCAGAGCGAGACAACTTCGCTGTGATGCGAATGGTGTTTGAGCTCCTGGACATGGACTGGGACGCGCCGTCGCAGAAGGATATTCCCGTCCTGAGAGCAGCCGTTGCGCACGAAATGGATACAGAATCGGGCTTTCTTTCTTTGGACCGTTTTAAGGACGCTTTGGAGGCCGCTTTCGCACCTGCAAAAACGATCGAAACCGTCTCTGTCGTTCTACGCAACAGAAGTGGCGAGGCATTTGAGATCCTGCCGGACAACGGGAAAGTATTTGTTGTCGTGAAGCCCTACCAAAGAGCCCCCACCAAAGCCCTTGAGGTGACGTTCGCGGGTGTCGGAGGGCAATTGACGGCTGAGTTCGATCCTGCTTCCAGGCATTTTGTAAATGCGTTCAAAGCCAATCAGGAGATGCGCGTTCCGGCTTATCTGGCGCGTCAGGCAAACCACCACATAGAGGCTCGGTTCAGCGTCTCGGGCGGTACCAGCGTCAATGTCTATGAGCTGACCAAGCTTCTGGCCAAAGACGAGGCATTTCTAAGCTTAGCCGCACAGGTGCATGACGCCGAAGTGCGTAAGCAAGCGGCGATTGAGGACGGTGAAAGTGTTGCGGACTCGATTACCGGTGAGGACGAGGACAACGGGCTTGCCATAGATGAGGCGCAGCTAGAAGCTGTAAAGTTGCGCAGTTTCCCTGTCAGTCAAATATGGAAAACCATCACCTCCACCGAGCTTGAGGCCCAGCCTTCTTTCCGTGTTTCCGAAGAGCCGCACTTTCACAAGGATGGCGTAGGCCTTTTGATTCCCTACTCTATGGATGCAAAGGCCCTTGAGGGGTTTGAAGCGGGAGACAACATCCGGCTGATCCTCCGGGACGGGGAGAAGGACATTGATATCGGTGAGATCAACCTGGGCATGAGCGTGCGTGATGCAGTCTATGTCCCTGCCTCCAGTCGTTCAAAACGCGTACAGGCAGGCTCCCAGTTGTTCATCCAAAGTCAGCAGAACAAGACATCAATGACGCGTCGTCGTGGTGCGATGGAGCGGATCCTGAACCGGCAGTCAGTGCTGCCTGATTTGATGGATTACTTCGACGAGAAATGCAAGCTGGCACCAAGGGGGTATGCTGAAGAGCCTACCGTTTCGGACTTTGCAGTGTACGAACGCACCACAGCGAGTGGTACGGTCATCGGGCTGAACGAAGCCCAGCGCGCCGCGTTCACGCAGCTCATCACTACAGGGCCAGTAGGCCTTTTGCAGGGACCTCCAGGGACAGGTAAAACTGAGTTCATCGCGGCCTTCATCCATTACCTGATCAGCAAGGTCGGAGTGCGAAACATCCTTCTTGTCAGCCAGTCTCATGAGGCTGTGAATACTGCAGCAGAACGGATCCGCGCGCACTGCCGTCGACTGAACACCGAGCTCAACGTTGTACGCTTCAGCAACCGCGACCAGGTTGTTTCTGAGGAGCTCCTGGACGTTTATTCTCGCAACATTGTCGACCGTCAGAGAAATGGGTTTAGCGCTGAGCTGAAGGAACGCGTGGGTTCCATGGCTTCGTCGTTGGGTTTGGGCAAAGCTTTCGTCCAGACGATGGTGGATGTGAATCAGCGAGTGTTCCACTTGGTTCGGTCGTTGAAAAAGCTGGACGAGGAAATTCAGCGTGCACAAAAGGGCAACGGGGCAGATCGAAGGGCGTTGCAGACGCTGAAGTCCTCTCTGATGGGCGAGCTGAATCTGAATGCCACCTTGTTTCTTGGCGAACTGGTTGAGGGCGAAAGCACTCCCCAAGAATTACTGGAGCGCGTCTATGACCATGTCCAAACCGTTCATGGAGTTAGGCCCCCAGAGTTTAAACACTGCCTTGACCTGATTCAGCTTTCTCAGGAGTACGTTGAGCGTCTGTCGAGCAACAGGGCCAATTATGATGAGTTCCTGATGCGGTCCAGGACATTGGTTTGCGGAACGTGCGTGGGTATTGGGCTGCAACATCTCAAGCTTTCAGAAACCCACTTCGACTGGGTCATCATCGACGAAGCTGCTCGATCGGCGCCGAGTGAATTGGCGATCGCCATGCAGGTGGGCTCTCGGGTCCTGCTAGTCGGCGACCACAACCAGCTGCGCCCTACGTATGAGGAAGAACATAAGGCAGCCATTGCCCGTTCCCTGGGTGTCACCACGAGCTCAGCCGAATTCCAGCAGGTCATGCGAAGCGACTTCGAGCGAGTGTTCCAATCCCCGTATGGTCGTGCCACACGGGCGACGCTCAATACGCAGTATCGAATGCTCCCAGCGATTGGCGATCTAGTTAACGAGATCTTCTACGACATTGACCTTGAGAACGGCTACAGACCAAGTCCTGCCTATTTTTCGCAAAACGTGCCCGAGTGCCTGTCACATGTGGTCACTTGGGTCGACACCAGCGAGTTAGGCAAAAAAGCCTACGACAGCGGCACGCTGAGCCTGTCCAACAGTGCTGAAGCGGACGCGATCATCCGACTGCTGGAAGAAATCGCAGAGGACACCGAATTTTGTGCGGGCATGGCTAAGGAGATGGCCGAATCGCAAGAGCCCCCAATCGGGGTCATCTGCATGTATCTCGACCAGAGGAAACTGGTGAGAAAGAGGTTTGCCGAGAAAAACTGGTCGGAGGAGTTCCGCAAGCTCGTAAAAATCGAGACCGTCGACAGTTATCAGGGTAAAGAAAACAACATAATCATCGTCTCACTGACCCGGGCCAAAGCGGATCAATCACCTGGCTTTCTGGCGACCCCGAATCGTATCAACGTCGCGATGTCACGCGCGATGGAGCGGTTGGTCATCGTAGGCAGTTTGAAAATGTGGAGCGGTAGGAACGCGAGGCTTCCATTAGGTCACGTAGCCAGCTTTATCCAGACGAAACAGGACACGATCAACTATTGCATCAAACCAGTGACGCCGGCCAGGAGGGTTGTCTGA
- a CDS encoding tyrosine-type recombinase/integrase, giving the protein MLSRIFPKTHRRYVESPAGCWFEGFADWLTSVGYARGPTCHHVHRLKLVLERIESIAPDANFSVHQLDTIFTSVRTRPQYRATRCAFERFLAARRLLTIEPDVDRFVPLLKVYRHHLIEVRGLAPPTVSQHISTIAEFLTQSVPHEAALLDLSAPAVEQFVITKGQLMKRQSLQHPIARLRAFLRYCFDHGYIQERLYMIDTPRTYRDEAPPRAIAWHLVQQLLQSVDRNSKAGWRDYAILHLMAYYGLRPSEIVALTVASIDWTARTLRVDQRKTRSILILPLSDPTLSLLKRYLHCGRPSSTWPELFLRVRTPLAPIQHYAVCELYEKRARQSGLSLGGSSSYCLRHAFAMRLLERGVGVKAIGDLLGHRSLESTCVYLRLQTESLRDVALPLPCRHAAQKGDHHVLH; this is encoded by the coding sequence ATGCTCTCTCGAATCTTCCCCAAGACACATCGACGCTATGTCGAATCGCCCGCTGGCTGCTGGTTCGAAGGCTTTGCGGACTGGCTAACGTCCGTCGGCTACGCACGCGGTCCCACTTGCCATCACGTTCACAGACTTAAACTGGTGCTTGAACGCATCGAATCGATCGCACCGGATGCCAATTTCTCGGTACACCAACTCGATACGATATTCACTTCGGTGCGAACTCGACCTCAATACCGTGCAACCCGGTGTGCCTTTGAACGCTTTCTGGCTGCTCGCAGGCTTCTGACCATAGAACCCGATGTCGATCGGTTTGTCCCGCTACTCAAGGTATACCGCCATCACCTCATTGAGGTTCGCGGCTTGGCGCCGCCAACGGTAAGTCAACATATCTCGACCATTGCCGAATTTCTGACGCAGTCCGTGCCACATGAGGCGGCGCTTCTGGATCTGTCGGCGCCAGCCGTAGAACAGTTTGTCATTACCAAGGGCCAACTGATGAAGCGCCAGAGCCTGCAGCATCCTATCGCCAGATTGCGTGCCTTTCTCCGCTACTGTTTCGACCACGGCTATATTCAGGAACGTCTCTATATGATCGACACGCCGCGCACCTATCGCGATGAAGCCCCGCCGCGTGCTATTGCCTGGCATTTGGTGCAGCAACTATTGCAGTCAGTCGATCGCAACAGCAAAGCCGGTTGGCGCGACTACGCCATCCTGCACTTGATGGCTTACTACGGATTGCGGCCATCGGAGATCGTGGCGCTCACCGTGGCATCGATAGATTGGACAGCCCGGACGTTGCGTGTCGATCAGCGTAAGACCCGCTCGATCTTGATCCTGCCGCTATCCGATCCAACGCTGAGCCTGCTCAAGCGATATTTGCATTGCGGTCGGCCTAGCAGCACTTGGCCGGAATTGTTCCTGCGGGTAAGAACACCGCTGGCTCCGATACAGCATTATGCGGTCTGCGAACTCTACGAGAAGCGCGCGCGGCAAAGCGGACTGTCGCTCGGTGGCAGCTCTTCCTATTGCCTGCGCCACGCCTTCGCCATGCGACTGCTTGAGCGCGGTGTAGGCGTCAAGGCGATCGGCGATCTGCTTGGGCATCGCTCGCTGGAAAGCACTTGCGTTTACCTTCGGCTGCAAACCGAGTCGTTACGTGACGTGGCACTACCCCTTCCATGCCGGCATGCTGCGCAAAAGGGGGATCACCATGTTCTCCACTGA
- a CDS encoding tyrosine-type recombinase/integrase — MFSTETALDLSIARYLQLQRSLGRAYENEERVLTSVRRFLVAATGTDLDYDRFLEWCNTLAGLSSTVRRNRQRIVRNFCLYRQRTEPQCFVPDPNHFPRPCPAVTPVIFGSSEVASMLAAAEQLGPVPTSPLRPAVLRLAVVLLYTAGLRRGELLRLTLADADSAQGVLHIRESKFHKSRFVPLSQDAHRELRAYLKQRLAPPFSITPNSPLLCNCARGLRGYTGTGISRGIQTLFQTADVHSSDGRRPRIHDFRHSFAVQALLRWYRQGADVQSNLPKLALYMGHVSIVSTAYYLRWMPDIAAAASDRFQDHFGHLIVGGAP, encoded by the coding sequence ATGTTCTCCACTGAGACCGCACTCGACCTGAGCATTGCGCGCTATCTGCAACTTCAGCGATCGCTTGGTCGAGCTTATGAAAATGAAGAGCGTGTCCTCACGTCGGTCCGCCGGTTCCTGGTGGCGGCGACAGGTACAGATCTGGACTACGATCGCTTCCTTGAGTGGTGCAACACGCTCGCCGGGCTTAGCAGCACGGTGCGACGCAACCGGCAGCGCATCGTGCGCAATTTTTGCCTGTATCGACAGCGCACCGAACCGCAGTGCTTTGTACCCGACCCCAACCACTTCCCACGACCCTGTCCCGCTGTCACCCCCGTCATCTTCGGTTCGAGCGAGGTCGCGAGTATGCTCGCGGCTGCGGAGCAATTAGGTCCGGTGCCCACGTCGCCTCTGCGGCCAGCGGTCCTGCGGCTGGCCGTCGTGCTCCTCTATACGGCAGGATTACGTCGCGGCGAACTGCTACGGCTGACCCTAGCCGATGCCGACTCGGCGCAAGGCGTATTGCATATCCGCGAATCGAAGTTCCACAAGTCCCGCTTCGTTCCACTATCGCAGGACGCCCATCGTGAACTGCGCGCCTATCTCAAGCAGCGGCTGGCGCCGCCCTTCAGCATCACGCCGAATTCTCCCTTGCTGTGCAACTGCGCCAGAGGCTTGCGCGGCTATACGGGGACAGGAATAAGCCGTGGCATCCAAACGCTATTCCAAACGGCAGATGTTCACAGTAGCGATGGTCGACGGCCGCGGATTCATGACTTTCGGCATAGCTTTGCCGTTCAGGCACTGCTGCGTTGGTATCGGCAAGGCGCCGATGTGCAATCCAACTTACCGAAACTAGCGCTGTATATGGGACACGTGTCGATTGTCTCTACCGCTTATTACCTGCGCTGGATGCCGGATATTGCGGCAGCGGCCAGTGATCGCTTCCAAGACCACTTCGGCCATTTGATTGTTGGAGGTGCGCCATGA
- a CDS encoding tyrosine-type recombinase/integrase, producing the protein MKPARPNSLGNCITHFFREYLPELRGMSLHTIRSYRDAVVLYLRFASARSKRGVEDLDLDDFTADRVSQFLTHLEQERHNGVATRNARLAAIHTFARFLASEHPEHLAELQRVLGLPFKRGARSVPMAYFEADEVDAMLNSIDRTTNSGRRDYALFALMFNTGARVQEVLDLQVRDVRTEPPHQVRLRGKGGKIRLCPIWPHTAGLLRELAQQSVQTLTPEAFLFTNRHGAKLTRFGVRYLLKKYVAAGTPVANTMREKRLHPHSLRHATAVHLLKAGVDFATISQWLGHATLNTTMVYARVDLDIKRQALAQVFPEVLAPPRAGHLSPAAVDVVDWLKRL; encoded by the coding sequence ATGAAGCCCGCTCGGCCCAACTCGCTTGGTAATTGCATCACGCACTTCTTCCGGGAATACCTGCCCGAGCTCCGTGGCATGAGCCTGCACACGATTCGCAGTTATCGCGATGCTGTCGTGCTGTACTTGCGATTTGCCTCAGCTCGCAGCAAACGAGGCGTCGAGGATTTGGACCTCGACGATTTTACGGCAGATCGAGTCAGCCAATTCCTGACGCATCTGGAACAGGAGCGTCACAATGGTGTCGCGACGCGCAATGCACGGCTGGCCGCTATCCATACCTTTGCCCGATTCCTGGCCAGCGAACACCCGGAGCATCTAGCCGAGCTGCAGCGGGTACTTGGGCTGCCGTTCAAGCGCGGCGCCCGAAGCGTACCCATGGCGTATTTCGAGGCTGACGAAGTCGACGCGATGCTCAATAGCATTGATCGCACTACCAACTCGGGGCGGCGCGACTATGCGTTGTTTGCACTGATGTTCAATACCGGTGCGCGCGTGCAGGAGGTACTCGATCTGCAGGTACGCGACGTGAGAACCGAGCCACCGCACCAAGTACGTCTGCGTGGCAAGGGCGGGAAGATTCGTTTATGTCCCATCTGGCCGCATACCGCGGGGTTGTTGCGGGAACTGGCTCAGCAGTCGGTACAGACCCTAACGCCGGAGGCGTTTCTGTTCACCAACCGACACGGTGCCAAACTCACGCGGTTCGGTGTTCGCTACCTCCTCAAGAAATATGTGGCCGCGGGTACACCGGTGGCCAACACCATGCGAGAGAAGCGACTTCATCCGCATTCGCTTCGACACGCCACAGCGGTTCATTTGCTCAAGGCTGGCGTTGACTTCGCCACCATTAGCCAGTGGCTGGGCCATGCGACGCTGAACACCACCATGGTCTATGCCCGGGTGGATTTGGATATCAAGCGCCAAGCGCTTGCCCAGGTGTTCCCCGAAGTACTGGCACCGCCACGTGCCGGCCATCTGTCGCCGGCTGCGGTCGATGTGGTCGATTGGCTGAAACGGCTGTGA
- the istA gene encoding IS21 family transposase translates to MRKIREVLRLKFEVGLSARQVAVSLQVGRASVGEYLNRFAASGLTWPSALTDAELQRRLFPPPPAVPSDQRPMPDWAWVHAELRRSGVTLALLWQEYRLAHPQGFQYSWFCEHYRLWAAKVDVVMRQEHRAGEKLFVDYAGQTVPVIDRRTGEIRQTQIFVAVLGASSYTFAEATWSQKLPDWLGSHVRCFAFLGGTSQILVPDNLRSGVTKAHRYEPDINPSYRDLAEHYGVAVLPARSRKPKDKAKVEVGVQVVERWILAVLRNRQFFSLGELNTAIALLLDRLNQKPFKKLPGSRRSAFETIDQPALQPLPEHPYVYAEWKKVRVHIDYHVEVEGHYYSVPYQLVKHQLEVRLTAKTVECFHANQRVASHVRSPHKGRHTTQTEHMPKSHREHAEWTPQRLIHWAEQTGPNTAGVIAYILERRIHPQHGFRACLGILRLSKQHGEERLEAACQRALALGACSYKSLESILRQGLERLPLAQQNLPLLPEEHINLRGPGYYH, encoded by the coding sequence ATGCGTAAGATTCGAGAAGTGCTACGTCTCAAATTCGAGGTCGGCCTATCTGCCCGCCAGGTCGCTGTCAGCTTGCAAGTGGGTCGAGCCAGCGTCGGTGAGTACCTCAATCGCTTTGCTGCCAGCGGCCTGACTTGGCCGTCTGCGCTAACGGACGCCGAGTTGCAACGGCGGCTTTTTCCACCGCCGCCCGCCGTTCCCAGCGATCAGCGTCCGATGCCCGACTGGGCATGGGTTCACGCCGAGTTGCGCCGCTCCGGCGTCACCCTGGCCCTGCTTTGGCAAGAGTATCGACTCGCCCATCCGCAAGGCTTCCAGTACAGCTGGTTCTGCGAGCACTACCGCCTCTGGGCTGCCAAGGTCGATGTGGTCATGCGCCAGGAGCACCGTGCGGGCGAAAAGCTGTTTGTCGATTACGCCGGCCAGACGGTGCCGGTCATTGATCGGCGAACCGGCGAGATCCGCCAGACGCAGATCTTCGTCGCCGTCCTCGGCGCGTCCAGCTATACCTTCGCCGAGGCCACCTGGTCGCAGAAACTGCCCGACTGGCTGGGCTCGCACGTACGCTGCTTCGCCTTTCTCGGCGGTACATCGCAGATCCTGGTACCGGACAATCTGCGCAGCGGCGTTACCAAAGCGCATCGCTACGAGCCGGACATCAACCCCAGTTACCGCGATCTCGCCGAGCATTACGGCGTAGCCGTGCTACCCGCGCGCTCGCGTAAACCCAAGGACAAAGCCAAGGTTGAAGTCGGCGTACAGGTAGTCGAGCGGTGGATCCTGGCGGTGCTGCGCAACCGCCAGTTCTTCTCCTTGGGCGAACTCAACACAGCCATCGCGCTGCTGCTGGATCGCCTCAATCAGAAGCCCTTCAAGAAGCTGCCCGGCTCACGCCGCTCGGCCTTCGAGACCATTGACCAACCCGCACTGCAACCGCTACCAGAACATCCGTATGTCTACGCCGAATGGAAAAAGGTGCGGGTGCACATCGACTACCACGTCGAGGTCGAGGGCCATTACTACTCGGTGCCGTACCAGCTGGTGAAGCACCAACTCGAAGTGCGGCTAACCGCTAAGACCGTCGAGTGCTTCCACGCCAACCAGCGGGTGGCCAGCCATGTGCGCTCGCCGCACAAAGGCCGCCACACCACCCAAACCGAGCACATGCCCAAAAGTCACCGCGAACATGCCGAATGGACGCCGCAGCGACTGATCCACTGGGCTGAGCAGACCGGGCCGAACACCGCAGGTGTAATCGCCTACATCCTCGAACGCCGAATCCATCCGCAGCACGGCTTCCGCGCCTGCCTGGGGATCCTGCGCCTGAGCAAACAGCACGGCGAAGAGCGGCTGGAAGCCGCTTGCCAGCGAGCGCTGGCACTGGGCGCGTGCAGCTACAAAAGCCTGGAATCGATCCTGCGCCAAGGGCTGGAACGGCTGCCGCTTGCCCAGCAAAACCTGCCGTTACTGCCCGAAGAACACATCAATCTGCGCGGCCCTGGCTACTACCACTGA
- a CDS encoding reverse transcriptase domain-containing protein, producing the protein MDRTHRGVPFERYADDIVIHCTRMSEAVRIRESLTQRMGEVGLTINEEKSKIVYIDIFERHNVATSFTFLGYDFKVRIPRPSGHLFHEHPATDSTVIRPPVPRSSGHP; encoded by the coding sequence ATGGATAGGACGCATCGCGGTGTGCCGTTCGAACGGTATGCTGACGATATTGTTATTCACTGCACAAGGATGAGCGAGGCTGTTCGTATCAGGGAAAGTCTGACGCAACGGATGGGTGAAGTGGGCCTAACTATCAACGAAGAAAAGTCGAAGATTGTCTACATCGACATATTCGAGCGGCACAATGTCGCCACGAGCTTCACTTTTCTCGGTTATGACTTCAAGGTGCGGATTCCACGGCCATCCGGCCACCTATTCCATGAACATCCGGCCACTGATTCCACGGTGATCCGGCCACCCGTTCCACGCTCATCCGGCCACCCTTAA
- a CDS encoding zinc ribbon domain-containing protein: MFQSVQEQLAENRRARQRSHGAVYLLQGLTVCGHCHYAYYGKKVSKAAAKGQRRDYAYYRCIGTDAYRFGGERVCDNQQIRTDRLDELVWQQVVELLAHPGRLKNEYERRLGVLEEKEQTNPDTAALERQRLQLDKGKSRLIDSYAEGMIDKTDFDPKMRNLKRRLEQLDQQIQDSRRHQVGQRELFLVINRLEEFAAAAHDRLGALDFVTKREIIRSLVKRVEIHKDEILVVFRIDPDPGFNASVTSTGSGTGEKSMQERTRRNFALVSQFIPALCL; the protein is encoded by the coding sequence TTGTTTCAGTCTGTTCAAGAGCAGCTTGCCGAGAATCGCAGAGCACGTCAGCGCAGTCATGGTGCGGTCTATTTGCTTCAGGGCTTGACCGTTTGCGGCCATTGTCACTACGCCTATTACGGTAAAAAGGTCAGCAAGGCAGCGGCCAAAGGCCAACGCCGGGACTATGCCTATTATCGTTGCATTGGAACCGATGCCTACCGCTTTGGTGGCGAACGCGTCTGTGACAATCAGCAAATACGAACGGATCGTCTCGATGAACTGGTCTGGCAGCAGGTTGTTGAACTGCTCGCGCACCCTGGAAGGCTAAAGAATGAATATGAACGCCGGCTGGGTGTCCTCGAAGAAAAAGAACAAACAAATCCTGATACCGCAGCGCTGGAACGACAACGACTGCAGCTGGATAAAGGCAAGTCGCGGCTCATCGATAGTTATGCCGAGGGTATGATCGACAAAACGGACTTTGATCCGAAGATGCGGAACTTGAAGCGCCGCCTGGAACAGCTTGATCAGCAGATTCAGGACTCACGGCGTCATCAGGTGGGTCAGCGCGAGTTGTTTCTCGTCATTAATCGTCTCGAAGAGTTTGCCGCGGCTGCCCATGACCGATTGGGCGCACTGGATTTCGTCACAAAACGCGAGATCATCCGCAGCCTGGTCAAGCGTGTCGAAATTCATAAGGACGAAATTTTGGTGGTGTTCCGGATTGATCCGGATCCCGGGTTCAACGCCAGCGTGACGTCGACTGGCTCAGGCACCGGAGAGAAAAGTATGCAAGAACGTACGCGGCGTAATTTCGCCCTTGTTAGCCAATTTATTCCTGCATTATGCCTTTGA